The proteins below come from a single Serpentinimonas raichei genomic window:
- a CDS encoding isochorismatase family protein, with the protein MLLDLDDCQLVLVDYQAKLMPVIGHADEVLARAVLLARAARLLGVPVWGTEQNPNRLGPNAPELRALCQQTFSKMHFSACESDLLDALRPPERPAPKLAGNARSLPKHLQKPAAAPEPERQTVLIAGCETHVCLLQSALGLLEQEFEVWVVTDACGSRRERDRDAAFDRLANNGVELVTSEMVLFEWLQHCEHPQFRELLALIK; encoded by the coding sequence ATGCTGCTCGACCTTGATGATTGCCAACTGGTGCTGGTGGACTACCAGGCCAAGCTGATGCCGGTGATCGGCCACGCCGACGAGGTGCTGGCGCGTGCCGTGCTGCTGGCGCGCGCCGCCCGCTTGCTGGGTGTTCCGGTCTGGGGCACGGAGCAAAATCCGAACCGCCTAGGGCCCAACGCACCCGAGCTGCGCGCATTGTGCCAGCAAACCTTCAGCAAAATGCATTTCAGCGCCTGCGAGTCGGACCTGCTCGATGCCCTGCGCCCGCCCGAGCGGCCCGCGCCCAAACTGGCGGGCAACGCGCGCAGCCTGCCCAAGCACCTGCAAAAACCCGCCGCCGCGCCCGAGCCCGAGCGCCAAACCGTGCTCATCGCTGGCTGCGAAACCCATGTGTGCCTGTTGCAAAGCGCGCTCGGCCTGCTGGAGCAGGAGTTTGAGGTCTGGGTCGTCACCGACGCCTGCGGTTCGCGGCGCGAGCGCGACCGCGACGCCGCCTTCGACCGCTTGGCCAACAACGGCGTGGAACTGGTGACGAGCGAAATGGTGCTCTTCGAGTGGCTGCAACACTGCGAGCACCCGCAATTTCGCGAGCTGCTGGCGCTCATCAAGTAA
- the purL gene encoding phosphoribosylformylglycinamidine synthase: MTPHLTPIEGGDALSRFRAQQILPRLQAVSGAIVGVSARYLHWVATDAPLTAAQLQDWQALLRYGPACEPQPSKGDSVLVVVTPRLGTVSPWASKATDIARNCGFAVRRVERCTEYHLQLRAGLFGRSSAGLNPAQWQQAAALLHDRMTESALATREAAQQLFSELAPAPLEHVDLLGAGRAALEQANRAWGLALAEDEIDYLLAAFKALGRNPSDVELMMFAQANSEHCRHKIFNAEFVIDGVAQPHSLFGMIRHTHQSNPQHTVVAYSDNAAVMQGHQLERFVARMAQPDAVPVYTTETAEQHILMKVETHNHPTAISPFAGAATGAGGEIRDEGATGRGAKPKAGLTGFSVSKLWGGWADLPEGKPEHIASPLQIMIEGPLGGAAFNNEFGRPNLLGYFREYEQVVGGVRRGYHKPIMIAGGIGQIDAALTHKVQFAPGSLLIQLGGPGMRIGMGGGAASSLASGTNAAELDFDSVQRGNPELERRAQEVINHCTALGAHNPILFIHDVGAGGLSNAFPELVNDAGRGAHFDLRAVPLEESGLSPKEIWCNESQERYVLAIAPESLAQFQAFCERERCPFAVVGVATEARELVVSDGGEGGSTAPLGASVRASPSPVQMPLDVLLGKPPKMRREVHTLPRPRTELDLSEVQLQASAIGVLSHPSVASKRFLITIGDRSVGGLTHRDQMVGPWQVPVADCAVTLADFAGVAGEAMSMGERSPLAALDAPAAARMAVAEAITNLLAAPIELGRVKLSANWMAACGEPGEDADLYASVRAVGLELCPALGISIPVGKDSLSMRTQWRAEGQTLKVTSPVSLVVSAFATLADVRGTLTPQLQTHEPDTALLLIDLGKGQMRLGGSILAQCLEQSGDPVPDLDQAQDLISLVQAVNALRAQGLLLAYHDRSDGGLLAAVAEMAFAGQVGVALNLDALLVEGDGVSDSRMDAGDSKNWASQVAARREERSLRALFNEELGVLLQVRSAERTQVMQVLRAHGLGAHSHFVGKVQSPAWPSATAATTAATTAATTAATTTAATTAEAAPEQRLQIWRDARKVFDSSLQDLQQVWDSVSWKICRLRDNPVCADAEHAALGQPGDPGLHLALSFDPADDVAAPYLNLARPKVAILREQGVNSQLEMAYAFHLAGFEAHDVHMSDLQSGRAHLQDFKGLVACGGFSYGDTLGAGIGWARSITFNPALAEQFRAFFGRPDTFGLGVCNGCQMFAELADLIPGAQDWPRFTSNQSERFEARLSMVEVQASPSLFFQGMAGSRLPIAVAHGEGHANFAQRGSAEQAIAALRFVNHHGAATEAYPYNPNGSPGGLTGVTTACGRFTALMPHPERVFRNLQLSWTDPRHSGALEGPSPWLRIWRNARRWVG, from the coding sequence GTGACCCCACACCTGACCCCAATCGAGGGCGGCGACGCCCTCAGCCGTTTTCGCGCCCAACAAATCCTGCCCCGCCTGCAAGCCGTCTCAGGGGCCATAGTCGGCGTGTCGGCGCGCTACCTGCATTGGGTGGCCACGGACGCCCCCTTGACCGCGGCGCAACTGCAAGACTGGCAGGCGCTGCTGCGCTATGGCCCGGCCTGCGAACCCCAGCCCAGCAAGGGCGACAGCGTGTTGGTCGTGGTCACGCCGCGCTTGGGCACCGTGTCTCCTTGGGCCTCCAAGGCCACCGACATTGCGCGCAACTGCGGTTTTGCTGTGCGCCGCGTCGAGCGCTGCACCGAATACCATTTGCAACTGCGCGCCGGCCTGTTTGGCCGCTCCAGCGCCGGCCTGAACCCCGCGCAGTGGCAGCAGGCGGCGGCGCTGCTGCACGACCGCATGACCGAAAGCGCGCTGGCCACCCGCGAGGCGGCGCAGCAGTTGTTCAGCGAACTGGCCCCGGCCCCGCTGGAGCACGTCGATCTGCTTGGCGCGGGCCGCGCCGCGCTGGAACAGGCCAACCGCGCCTGGGGCTTGGCGCTGGCCGAAGACGAAATCGACTACCTGCTGGCGGCCTTCAAGGCGCTGGGGCGCAACCCGAGCGACGTCGAGCTGATGATGTTTGCGCAGGCCAACAGCGAGCACTGCCGCCACAAAATTTTCAACGCCGAATTCGTGATCGACGGCGTGGCGCAGCCGCACAGCCTGTTTGGCATGATCCGCCACACGCACCAAAGCAATCCGCAGCACACCGTGGTGGCCTATTCCGACAACGCCGCCGTGATGCAGGGGCACCAGTTGGAGCGCTTCGTGGCGCGCATGGCGCAGCCCGATGCGGTGCCGGTTTACACCACCGAGACCGCCGAACAGCACATTCTGATGAAGGTGGAAACGCACAACCACCCCACCGCAATCTCGCCCTTTGCCGGGGCCGCCACCGGCGCCGGCGGTGAAATCCGCGACGAGGGCGCCACCGGGCGCGGGGCCAAGCCCAAAGCGGGCCTCACGGGCTTTAGCGTCTCCAAGCTCTGGGGCGGCTGGGCCGACCTGCCCGAGGGCAAGCCTGAGCACATCGCCAGCCCCTTGCAGATCATGATCGAAGGGCCGCTGGGCGGGGCCGCTTTCAACAACGAGTTCGGCCGCCCCAATCTGCTCGGTTACTTTCGCGAATACGAGCAGGTGGTGGGCGGGGTGCGGCGCGGCTACCACAAGCCGATCATGATTGCCGGCGGCATTGGCCAGATCGACGCCGCGCTCACGCACAAGGTGCAGTTTGCGCCCGGCTCGCTGTTGATCCAGCTGGGCGGCCCCGGGATGCGCATCGGCATGGGCGGCGGCGCCGCCAGTTCCCTGGCCAGCGGAACCAACGCCGCCGAGCTCGACTTCGACTCGGTGCAGCGCGGCAACCCGGAACTGGAGCGGCGGGCGCAGGAGGTGATCAACCACTGCACCGCGCTGGGCGCGCACAACCCGATCCTGTTCATTCACGACGTGGGCGCGGGCGGGCTCTCGAACGCCTTCCCCGAACTGGTCAACGACGCCGGGCGCGGCGCCCACTTCGACTTGCGCGCCGTGCCGCTGGAAGAAAGCGGCTTGTCGCCCAAAGAAATCTGGTGCAACGAGAGCCAAGAGCGCTACGTGCTGGCCATCGCCCCCGAGTCGCTGGCGCAGTTCCAGGCCTTTTGCGAACGCGAGCGCTGCCCCTTCGCCGTGGTGGGCGTAGCAACCGAGGCGCGCGAGCTGGTCGTCAGCGATGGTGGGGAGGGGGGCAGCACAGCGCCGCTAGGCGCAAGCGTGAGGGCCAGTCCTTCACCAGTCCAGATGCCCCTGGACGTGCTGCTCGGCAAGCCGCCCAAAATGCGGCGCGAGGTGCACACGCTGCCGCGCCCGCGCACCGAGCTCGACCTGAGCGAGGTGCAACTGCAAGCCAGCGCGATCGGCGTGCTCAGCCACCCCAGCGTGGCCTCCAAGCGCTTTCTCATCACCATCGGCGACCGCAGCGTGGGCGGCCTGACGCACCGCGACCAGATGGTCGGCCCGTGGCAGGTGCCGGTGGCCGATTGCGCCGTCACCCTGGCCGACTTTGCCGGCGTGGCCGGTGAGGCCATGAGCATGGGCGAGCGCAGCCCACTGGCCGCGCTCGACGCCCCGGCGGCGGCGCGCATGGCGGTGGCCGAAGCCATTACCAACCTGCTGGCGGCCCCGATCGAACTCGGGCGCGTCAAGCTCTCGGCCAACTGGATGGCCGCCTGCGGCGAGCCGGGCGAAGACGCCGACCTCTACGCCAGCGTGCGCGCCGTGGGGCTGGAGCTGTGCCCGGCGTTGGGCATAAGCATCCCGGTGGGCAAAGACAGCCTTTCCATGCGCACCCAGTGGCGCGCCGAGGGCCAAACCCTCAAGGTCACCTCGCCCGTGAGCCTGGTGGTGAGCGCCTTTGCCACCTTGGCCGATGTGCGCGGCACCCTGACACCGCAACTGCAAACCCACGAGCCCGACACCGCCTTGCTGCTGATCGACCTTGGCAAGGGACAAATGCGCCTGGGCGGCTCGATTTTGGCGCAGTGCCTGGAGCAAAGCGGCGACCCCGTGCCCGACCTCGACCAGGCGCAAGACCTGATCAGCCTGGTGCAGGCCGTCAACGCCCTGCGCGCCCAAGGCCTGCTGCTGGCCTACCACGATCGCAGCGACGGCGGCTTGCTGGCGGCGGTGGCCGAAATGGCTTTTGCCGGCCAGGTGGGCGTGGCCCTCAACCTCGACGCCCTGCTGGTTGAGGGCGACGGCGTGAGCGACAGCCGCATGGACGCGGGCGATAGCAAAAACTGGGCCTCCCAGGTGGCGGCGCGGCGCGAAGAGCGCAGCCTGCGGGCACTGTTCAACGAAGAACTCGGCGTGCTGCTGCAAGTGCGCAGCGCCGAGCGCACCCAGGTGATGCAGGTGCTGCGCGCGCATGGCTTGGGCGCGCACAGCCACTTCGTGGGCAAGGTGCAAAGCCCGGCCTGGCCCAGCGCCACCGCAGCCACCACCGCAGCCACCACCGCAGCCACCACCGCAGCCACCACCACCGCAGCCACCACCGCCGAAGCAGCGCCCGAGCAGCGCCTGCAAATCTGGCGCGACGCGCGCAAGGTCTTCGACTCCAGCCTGCAAGACTTGCAGCAGGTCTGGGACAGCGTGAGCTGGAAAATCTGCCGCTTGCGCGACAACCCGGTGTGCGCCGACGCCGAACACGCCGCCCTTGGCCAGCCGGGCGATCCCGGCCTACACCTGGCGCTCAGCTTCGACCCGGCCGACGACGTGGCCGCTCCCTACCTGAACCTGGCGCGCCCCAAGGTGGCGATTCTGCGCGAGCAGGGCGTGAACTCACAGCTCGAAATGGCTTACGCCTTCCACCTGGCCGGCTTCGAGGCGCACGACGTACACATGAGCGATTTGCAAAGCGGCCGCGCGCACCTGCAAGATTTCAAAGGCCTGGTGGCCTGCGGCGGCTTCAGCTACGGCGACACGCTGGGCGCGGGCATCGGCTGGGCGCGCTCGATCACCTTCAACCCGGCGCTGGCCGAGCAGTTCCGCGCCTTCTTTGGCCGCCCCGACACCTTCGGGCTGGGCGTGTGCAACGGCTGCCAGATGTTTGCCGAACTGGCCGACCTCATCCCCGGCGCGCAAGACTGGCCGCGCTTCACCAGCAACCAGTCGGAGCGCTTCGAGGCGCGGCTCTCGATGGTCGAGGTGCAAGCCAGCCCGAGCCTGTTCTTCCAGGGCATGGCCGGCAGCCGCTTGCCCATTGCGGTGGCGCACGGCGAGGGCCATGCCAACTTTGCCCAGCGCGGCAGCGCCGAGCAGGCCATTGCAGCGCTGCGCTTTGTGAATCACCACGGCGCCGCCACCGAGGCCTACCCCTACAACCCCAATGGCAGCCCCGGTGGCTTGACTGGCGTCACCACCGCCTGCGGGCGCTTCACCGCGCTCATGCCCCACCCCGAGCGCGTGTTTCGCAACCTGCAACTGAGCTGGACCGACCCACGCCACAGCGGCGCGCTCGAAGGCCCCAGCCCGTGGCTGCGCATCTGGCGCAATGCGCGGCGCTGGGTGGGCTAG